The following coding sequences are from one Rathayibacter sp. VKM Ac-2760 window:
- the metE gene encoding 5-methyltetrahydropteroyltriglutamate--homocysteine S-methyltransferase, protein MTTTAPAFPTGTVLGYPRIGRRRELKKAVEAFWAGSIDAAELESAAAALRATTRERLAALGLGRDDSSIPEAHSFYDQVLDTTLAVGAIPERFADLVVDGAVDLTGAFTLARGDGERAPLEMTKWFDSNYHYLVPEIGPETLFSLADTRRVREVAEAREAGFTTRPVLVGPVTYLLLAKPSDSAPAGFEPLSRLDDLLPVYIELLARLHAAGADWVQLDESALVSESIEVDRARVLAATAEAYRVLGRSADRPALFVAAPYGDLGDALPVLAASAVEAVGIDLVKGGAPANVPGLERTVLVAGVVDGHNVWRGDLAAAFEKAEALRSLAPQVAVSSSTSLFHLPHDVTDEPELDERLVSWLAFADQKVEQVAALARGLDAGREAIEPELRAATEALEDRRSAPGVRDGAVRGRAADLRPEDYGRAPAEERAAAQEAALGLPPLPTTTIGSFPQTREIRTARAAVGRGELTEEQYTARMRDEIERVVRLQEEIGLDVLVHGEPERNDMVQYFAEHLDGFAVTRNGWVQSYGSRCTRPSLLWGDVSRPAPITVEWSRFTQSLTDRPVKGMLTGPVTILAWSFVRDDQPLKETAEQVALSLRDEIADLEDAGIRIVQVDEPALRELLPLEKANQPAYLAWSVGSFRLATAGARTATQIHTHLCYSEFGVVIDAIDRLDADVTSIEAARSRMEVVADIERSGFARGIGPGVWDIHSPRVPGEEEVAELVRTALDGIPARQLWINPDCGLKTRGYDETVASLRHLVGAAVDARRSLLEGAATR, encoded by the coding sequence ATGACCACGACCGCACCCGCCTTCCCGACCGGCACCGTCCTGGGCTACCCGCGCATCGGCCGCCGCCGCGAGCTGAAGAAGGCGGTCGAGGCCTTCTGGGCCGGATCGATCGACGCGGCGGAGCTCGAGTCCGCGGCCGCCGCCCTGCGCGCGACGACCCGCGAGCGCCTCGCCGCGCTCGGCCTGGGCCGCGACGACTCCTCGATCCCGGAGGCGCACTCCTTCTACGACCAGGTGCTCGACACCACGCTCGCGGTCGGCGCGATCCCCGAGCGCTTCGCCGACCTCGTGGTCGACGGCGCGGTCGACCTGACCGGCGCCTTCACCCTGGCGCGCGGTGACGGGGAGCGGGCGCCGCTCGAGATGACCAAGTGGTTCGACTCCAATTACCACTACCTCGTGCCCGAGATCGGACCGGAGACGCTGTTCTCGCTCGCCGACACCCGCCGGGTGCGCGAGGTGGCGGAGGCTCGCGAGGCCGGTTTCACGACGCGGCCCGTGCTGGTCGGGCCGGTCACCTATCTGCTGCTCGCGAAGCCGAGCGATTCCGCGCCGGCCGGCTTCGAGCCGCTGTCCCGACTGGACGATCTGCTCCCGGTCTACATCGAGCTGCTCGCCCGCCTGCACGCCGCGGGTGCGGACTGGGTGCAGCTGGACGAGTCGGCCCTCGTGTCGGAGTCGATCGAGGTCGACCGCGCCCGGGTGCTCGCCGCGACAGCGGAGGCGTACCGCGTGCTCGGCCGGTCCGCCGACCGGCCCGCGCTCTTCGTCGCCGCGCCCTACGGCGATCTGGGCGATGCGCTGCCGGTGCTCGCCGCCTCGGCGGTGGAGGCCGTCGGCATCGATCTGGTCAAGGGCGGCGCTCCGGCGAACGTGCCGGGGCTCGAGCGCACCGTGCTCGTCGCGGGGGTGGTGGACGGCCACAACGTCTGGCGCGGCGATCTCGCAGCGGCCTTCGAGAAGGCGGAGGCGCTGCGCTCGCTCGCCCCGCAGGTCGCCGTCTCCAGCTCCACCTCGCTCTTCCACCTGCCCCACGACGTGACCGACGAGCCGGAGCTCGACGAGCGGCTCGTCTCCTGGCTCGCCTTCGCCGACCAGAAGGTCGAGCAGGTCGCCGCGCTCGCCCGCGGCCTCGACGCGGGACGCGAGGCGATCGAGCCGGAGCTGCGCGCCGCGACCGAGGCGCTCGAGGACCGCCGCTCGGCCCCCGGAGTCCGCGACGGGGCGGTCCGCGGGCGGGCGGCCGACCTCCGCCCCGAGGACTACGGGCGCGCTCCCGCCGAGGAGCGCGCCGCCGCGCAGGAGGCCGCGCTCGGTCTGCCGCCGCTGCCGACGACGACCATCGGGTCGTTCCCGCAGACGCGGGAGATCCGCACGGCACGGGCGGCCGTCGGGCGGGGGGAGCTGACCGAGGAGCAGTACACCGCCCGCATGCGCGACGAGATCGAGCGCGTCGTGCGCCTGCAGGAGGAGATCGGGCTCGACGTCCTCGTGCACGGCGAGCCGGAGCGCAACGACATGGTGCAGTACTTCGCCGAGCACCTCGACGGCTTCGCGGTGACCAGGAACGGCTGGGTGCAGTCCTACGGCAGCCGCTGCACGCGGCCGTCGCTGCTCTGGGGCGACGTCTCGCGCCCCGCGCCGATCACGGTCGAGTGGTCGCGGTTCACCCAGTCGCTCACCGACCGGCCGGTGAAGGGGATGCTGACCGGGCCGGTCACGATCCTCGCCTGGTCCTTCGTGCGCGACGACCAGCCGCTGAAGGAGACGGCCGAGCAGGTCGCGCTGAGCCTCCGCGACGAGATCGCCGATCTCGAGGACGCGGGGATCCGCATCGTCCAGGTCGACGAGCCGGCACTGCGCGAGCTGCTCCCGCTGGAGAAGGCGAACCAGCCGGCCTACCTCGCGTGGTCGGTCGGCTCGTTCCGTCTGGCGACCGCGGGTGCGCGGACGGCGACCCAGATCCACACCCACCTCTGCTACTCGGAGTTCGGCGTGGTCATCGACGCGATCGACCGGCTCGACGCCGACGTGACGAGCATCGAGGCGGCGCGGTCGCGGATGGAGGTGGTCGCCGACATCGAGCGCTCGGGCTTCGCGCGCGGCATCGGCCCGGGCGTCTGGGACATCCACTCGCCTCGCGTGCCCGGTGAGGAGGAGGTCGCCGAGCTCGTCCGCACCGCCCTCGACGGCATCCCGGCCCGCCAGCTCTGGATCAACCCGGACTGCGGACTGAAGACCCGAGGGTACGACGAGACCGTCGCCTCGCTGCGCCACCTGGTCGGCGCCGCGGTCGACGCGCGCCGCTCACTGCTGGAGGGTGCGGCGACGCGCTAG
- the lexA gene encoding transcriptional repressor LexA, which produces MSDAQTTGARPARTTTPAPKASAAGKAAAKPAAGRRRKNLSAKQLAILDAIQRSVSSRGYPPSMREIGDAVGLASLSSVTHQLNQLELSGYLRRDPNRPRALEILIDVPSSTEDDGSFESTATVADAAMVPLVGRIAAGVPIMADQQIDEVFPLPRQLVGKGELFMLKVVGESMIDAAICDGDWVVVRSQRTAENGEIVAAMLDGEATVKVLRQRDGHTWLLPRNSNFEPILGDEAEVLGKIVAVLRSV; this is translated from the coding sequence GTGAGCGACGCGCAGACGACCGGAGCGAGGCCGGCCAGGACGACGACTCCGGCGCCCAAGGCGAGTGCCGCGGGGAAGGCGGCGGCGAAGCCCGCTGCCGGGCGCCGGCGGAAGAACCTCAGCGCGAAGCAGCTCGCGATCCTCGACGCGATCCAGCGCTCGGTGTCGAGTCGCGGCTATCCGCCGAGCATGCGCGAGATCGGCGACGCCGTGGGGCTCGCCTCGCTCTCGAGCGTCACCCACCAGCTCAATCAGCTCGAGCTGAGCGGCTACCTCCGCCGCGACCCGAACCGCCCGCGCGCCCTCGAGATCCTCATCGACGTGCCGAGCTCGACCGAGGACGACGGCTCGTTCGAGTCGACCGCCACGGTCGCCGACGCGGCGATGGTGCCGCTCGTCGGCCGGATCGCGGCCGGCGTGCCGATCATGGCGGACCAGCAGATCGACGAGGTGTTCCCGCTCCCCCGGCAGCTCGTCGGCAAGGGCGAGCTCTTCATGCTCAAGGTCGTCGGCGAGTCGATGATCGACGCCGCCATCTGCGACGGCGACTGGGTCGTCGTCCGGTCGCAGCGCACCGCGGAGAACGGCGAGATCGTCGCCGCCATGCTCGACGGCGAGGCGACCGTCAAGGTGCTGCGCCAGCGCGACGGCCACACCTGGCTGCTCCCCCGCAACTCCAACTTCGAGCCGATCCTCGGCGACGAGGCGGAGGTCCTCGGCAAGATCGTCGCGGTGCTCCGCTCGGTCTGA
- a CDS encoding LysM peptidoglycan-binding domain-containing protein encodes MTAQLSTTAQHQTSAQHIAAAEQPCVEQPVARTRLRLTRRGRAVLATLGALPLVAGAFVFGLNGGGAVASGESADVEFHYVTVRAGESLWSLAEELAPQSDPRDVVSDIQSLNQLANAGLEPGQRLAIPAQYDVAS; translated from the coding sequence ATGACCGCACAGCTCTCCACCACCGCGCAGCACCAGACCTCCGCGCAGCACATCGCCGCTGCCGAGCAGCCCTGTGTCGAGCAGCCCGTTGCCCGCACGCGCCTGCGCCTGACCCGCCGCGGCCGCGCCGTGCTCGCGACCCTCGGCGCCCTGCCGCTCGTCGCGGGCGCGTTCGTCTTCGGCCTCAACGGCGGCGGAGCCGTCGCCTCGGGCGAGAGCGCCGACGTCGAGTTCCATTACGTCACCGTCCGCGCCGGCGAGTCCCTCTGGTCCCTCGCGGAGGAGCTCGCGCCGCAGTCCGACCCGCGCGACGTCGTCTCCGACATCCAGTCGCTCAACCAGCTGGCGAACGCGGGCCTCGAGCCCGGCCAGCGGCTCGCCATCCCGGCGCAGTACGATGTCGCGAGCTGA
- a CDS encoding histidinol-phosphate transaminase: MTTLDDLPLRDDLRGQKPYGAPQAVVPVALNVNENTHPVPDDVIADIVERVSVALRTVNRYPDREFRELRDSLAGYLGHGLTADSVWAANGSNEVLQHILQAFGGPGRSLLGFSPTYSMYSILASGSGTRWIGVDREADFRVSASYAADAVRRESPDIVFLCAPNNPTGTPLDLETVAAVYDATDGIVVVDEAYAEFAGRDAPTALSLLEGRPRLLVSRTMSKAFAFAGVRLGYLAADPAVVDALRLVRLPYHLSALTQAAATAALAHADEMLAMVGEIIVQRDRMIDGLRALGYTPHETGSNFVLFGGVADPEAMFEALLARGILIRDVGIPNHLRVSAGTEAETTAFLEAVAELPAPAADPAVALARE, translated from the coding sequence GTGACGACTCTCGACGATCTCCCCCTCCGCGACGACCTCCGCGGGCAGAAGCCCTACGGCGCCCCGCAGGCCGTCGTGCCCGTGGCTCTCAACGTCAACGAGAACACCCACCCCGTGCCCGACGACGTCATCGCCGACATCGTCGAGCGGGTGTCCGTCGCACTGCGCACGGTGAACCGCTACCCGGACCGCGAGTTCCGCGAGCTGCGCGATTCGCTGGCCGGCTACCTCGGCCACGGCCTGACCGCCGACTCGGTCTGGGCCGCCAACGGCTCGAACGAGGTGCTGCAGCACATCCTGCAGGCCTTCGGCGGCCCCGGTCGCTCGCTGCTCGGCTTCTCACCGACCTATTCGATGTACTCGATCCTCGCCTCCGGCAGCGGCACCCGCTGGATCGGCGTCGACCGCGAGGCCGATTTCCGCGTGTCCGCCTCCTACGCCGCCGACGCCGTGCGCCGGGAGAGTCCCGACATCGTCTTCCTCTGCGCGCCGAACAACCCCACCGGCACCCCGCTCGACCTCGAGACGGTCGCCGCCGTCTACGACGCGACCGACGGCATCGTCGTCGTCGACGAGGCGTACGCCGAGTTCGCCGGCCGGGACGCGCCGACCGCCCTCAGCCTGCTCGAGGGCCGCCCGCGACTGCTCGTCTCGCGCACGATGAGCAAGGCCTTCGCCTTCGCCGGGGTCCGTCTCGGCTACCTGGCCGCCGACCCGGCGGTCGTCGACGCCCTCCGTCTCGTCCGCCTGCCGTACCACCTCTCCGCGCTGACCCAGGCGGCCGCCACCGCCGCCCTCGCCCACGCCGACGAGATGCTCGCGATGGTGGGCGAGATCATCGTCCAGCGCGACCGGATGATCGACGGCCTCCGCGCCCTCGGCTACACCCCGCACGAGACGGGCAGCAACTTCGTCCTCTTCGGCGGCGTCGCCGACCCGGAAGCGATGTTCGAGGCGCTGCTCGCGCGCGGCATCCTCATCCGCGACGTCGGCATCCCGAACCACCTGCGGGTGAGCGCGGGCACCGAGGCCGAGACCACCGCCTTCCTCGAGGCGGTCGCCGAGCTGCCCGCCCCGGCTGCGGACCCCGCGGTCGCCCTGGCCCGCGAGTAG
- the hisB gene encoding imidazoleglycerol-phosphate dehydratase HisB has translation MTSSSAAPGRTASLRRATSESSIELSIDLDGTGVADLSTGVPFFDHLLTAFAKHSLTDLTVRATGDIEIDIHHTAEDIGIVLGTAIKQALGDKTGISRFGDALVPLDEALVQAVVDISGRPYLVHGGEPEGFALHLIGGHFTGSMVRHVFEAIAFNAGLTVHVTVLGGRDPHHIAEAEFKAFARAFRQAKAFDPLVAGVPSTKGAL, from the coding sequence ATGACCTCCTCGAGCGCCGCTCCCGGGCGCACCGCCTCCCTCCGTCGTGCCACCAGCGAGTCGAGCATCGAGCTGTCGATCGACCTCGACGGCACCGGTGTCGCGGACCTCTCCACCGGCGTCCCCTTCTTCGACCACCTGCTGACGGCGTTCGCGAAGCACTCGCTGACCGACCTCACCGTCCGCGCGACCGGCGACATCGAGATCGACATCCACCACACCGCCGAGGACATCGGCATCGTCCTCGGCACCGCGATCAAGCAGGCGCTCGGCGACAAGACCGGCATCTCCCGCTTCGGCGACGCGCTCGTGCCGCTCGACGAGGCGCTGGTCCAGGCCGTCGTCGACATCTCGGGCCGCCCGTACCTCGTGCACGGCGGCGAGCCCGAGGGCTTCGCCCTGCACCTCATCGGCGGCCACTTCACCGGTTCGATGGTCCGGCACGTCTTCGAGGCGATCGCCTTCAACGCCGGGCTGACCGTGCACGTGACCGTGCTCGGCGGCCGTGACCCGCACCACATCGCGGAGGCCGAGTTCAAGGCGTTCGCGCGCGCGTTCCGCCAGGCCAAGGCCTTCGATCCGCTCGTCGCCGGGGTGCCCTCGACCAAGGGCGCGCTGTGA
- the hisH gene encoding imidazole glycerol phosphate synthase subunit HisH yields the protein MSGGRPSVVVYDYGSGNVHSAVKALELAGADVELTSDRTRALEADGLLVPGVGAFSAVMSALTAARGGEIIEKRLAGGRPVLGICVGMQVLFERGVERGVESEGLGEWPGTVDLLPAEVVPHMGWNTVEVSGDSVLFDGIEDERFYFVHSYGAREWSLDVMPPFPRPTVTWADHGGPFIAAVENGPLSATQFHPEKSGAAGLRLLSNWLGGLRTN from the coding sequence GTGAGCGGGGGTCGGCCTTCCGTCGTCGTCTACGACTACGGCTCCGGCAACGTCCACTCCGCCGTGAAGGCGCTCGAGCTCGCGGGTGCCGACGTCGAGTTGACCTCGGACCGCACCCGCGCGCTCGAGGCGGACGGCCTCCTCGTCCCGGGGGTCGGCGCGTTCAGCGCGGTCATGTCGGCGCTCACCGCCGCGCGCGGCGGCGAGATCATCGAGAAGCGCCTCGCCGGCGGGCGCCCGGTGCTCGGCATCTGCGTCGGCATGCAGGTGCTCTTCGAGCGCGGCGTCGAGCGCGGGGTCGAGAGCGAGGGGCTGGGGGAGTGGCCGGGCACGGTCGATCTGCTGCCCGCCGAGGTCGTGCCGCACATGGGCTGGAACACCGTCGAGGTGTCCGGCGACTCGGTGCTCTTCGACGGCATCGAGGACGAGCGCTTCTACTTCGTGCACTCCTACGGCGCCCGCGAGTGGTCCCTCGACGTGATGCCGCCGTTCCCGCGCCCGACCGTGACCTGGGCCGACCACGGCGGGCCCTTCATCGCCGCGGTCGAGAACGGCCCGCTCTCGGCCACCCAGTTCCACCCCGAGAAGTCCGGCGCCGCGGGCCTGCGCCTGCTGTCGAATTGGCTGGGCGGGCTCCGCACGAACTAG
- the priA gene encoding bifunctional 1-(5-phosphoribosyl)-5-((5-phosphoribosylamino)methylideneamino)imidazole-4-carboxamide isomerase/phosphoribosylanthranilate isomerase PriA, with translation MSEFTKAPGLVLLPAIDVAGGKAVRLTQGEAGTETNYGDPIDAAGDWADQGAEWIHLVDLDAAFGRGDNHGIMKKVIRQVKGVNVELSGGIRDDRSLESALNAGAKRINLGTAALENPEWAASVIAQYGDQIAVGLDVRGTTLAARGWTKEGGDLWQVLERLEEAGCTRYVVTDVTKDGTLKGPNLELLEQVMARTHRPVIASGGISNLDDIAALRDLVPQGLEGAIVGKALYAGAFTLAEALDVASE, from the coding sequence ATGAGCGAGTTCACCAAGGCCCCGGGCCTGGTCCTTCTCCCCGCGATCGACGTGGCCGGCGGCAAGGCCGTCCGCCTCACGCAGGGCGAGGCGGGCACCGAGACCAACTACGGCGACCCGATCGACGCGGCCGGCGACTGGGCCGACCAGGGCGCGGAGTGGATCCACCTCGTCGACCTCGACGCCGCCTTCGGCCGTGGCGACAACCACGGGATCATGAAGAAGGTCATCCGCCAGGTGAAGGGCGTCAACGTCGAGCTCTCCGGCGGCATCCGCGACGACCGCAGTCTCGAGTCGGCGCTGAACGCGGGCGCGAAGCGCATCAACCTCGGCACCGCCGCCCTGGAGAACCCGGAGTGGGCCGCCAGCGTCATCGCGCAGTACGGCGACCAGATCGCGGTCGGGCTCGACGTGCGCGGCACCACCCTCGCGGCCCGCGGCTGGACCAAGGAGGGCGGCGACCTCTGGCAGGTCCTCGAGCGCCTCGAGGAGGCCGGCTGCACCCGCTACGTCGTCACCGACGTCACCAAGGACGGCACTCTCAAGGGCCCGAACCTCGAGCTGCTCGAGCAGGTCATGGCCCGCACGCACCGCCCCGTCATCGCCTCGGGCGGCATCTCGAACCTCGACGACATCGCGGCGCTCCGCGACCTCGTCCCGCAGGGCCTCGAGGGCGCGATCGTCGGCAAGGCGCTCTACGCCGGAGCGTTCACGCTCGCCGAGGCGCTCGACGTCGCCTCCGAGTGA
- a CDS encoding SseB family protein — protein sequence MTGSPSSEGRAVPAHLTDSAGTPWAGRHFEQSASSDDDGTAPEGLVRALHEFGAGAAGPEAVVDALRDSRLLIPLVAKLGEEAEGVAGLRADKSQELSIVTVAGPDGRTVLPVFSDVDAMRRWDPLARPVPVDGRRAALAAVAEETELMVLDPASPHEFAVRRPALWAIAEGSPWRPSPADPEVLAALRASADGEDAVVSLAVQPGDVRQRLTGPELVIVLELRPGLDRAALGELVSRLGERWAADEIVAARVDSMTLQLASAPPT from the coding sequence GTGACCGGCTCGCCCTCCAGTGAGGGACGCGCGGTCCCCGCGCACCTGACCGACTCCGCCGGCACGCCGTGGGCCGGCCGCCACTTCGAGCAGAGCGCGTCGAGCGATGACGACGGCACCGCGCCGGAGGGCCTCGTCCGCGCGCTGCACGAGTTCGGTGCCGGCGCCGCGGGCCCGGAGGCCGTGGTCGACGCGCTGCGGGACTCTCGCCTGCTCATCCCGCTCGTGGCGAAGCTCGGCGAGGAGGCCGAGGGCGTCGCGGGGCTCCGCGCCGACAAGTCGCAGGAGCTGTCGATCGTCACCGTGGCCGGCCCGGACGGCCGCACGGTGCTGCCGGTGTTCAGCGACGTGGATGCCATGCGGCGCTGGGATCCGCTCGCGCGCCCCGTCCCCGTCGACGGCCGTCGAGCGGCGCTGGCCGCGGTGGCCGAGGAGACCGAGCTGATGGTGCTCGACCCCGCTTCGCCGCACGAGTTCGCCGTCCGGCGTCCCGCGCTCTGGGCGATCGCCGAGGGCTCGCCGTGGCGGCCCAGCCCGGCCGATCCGGAGGTCCTCGCCGCCCTGCGCGCGAGCGCCGACGGGGAGGACGCGGTGGTCTCGCTCGCCGTGCAGCCGGGCGACGTCCGTCAGCGGCTGACCGGACCGGAGCTCGTCATCGTGCTGGAGCTGCGGCCCGGTCTCGACCGCGCGGCGCTCGGCGAGCTCGTCTCGCGGCTCGGCGAGCGCTGGGCCGCCGACGAGATCGTCGCCGCCCGGGTCGACTCGATGACCCTCCAGCTGGCGTCGGCTCCGCCGACCTGA
- a CDS encoding DUF1844 domain-containing protein yields the protein MAQHDDDYARRFGDDSGDVEAARDIAEVPAVEIITTAAVHLMSAAAVKCGLADEPGAQVDLDEARKLINALAGLVTAGAPDISDMHARSLRDGLRTLQLAFREASPIADPIGKGPGEKWTGPVT from the coding sequence ATGGCTCAGCACGACGACGACTACGCCCGACGGTTCGGCGACGACTCCGGCGACGTCGAGGCCGCCCGCGACATCGCCGAGGTGCCCGCGGTCGAGATCATCACGACCGCCGCGGTGCACCTGATGAGCGCCGCCGCCGTCAAGTGCGGTCTCGCCGACGAGCCGGGCGCCCAGGTCGACCTCGACGAGGCGCGGAAGCTCATCAACGCGCTGGCCGGCCTGGTCACCGCGGGCGCGCCGGACATCAGCGACATGCACGCCCGCAGCCTCCGGGACGGGCTGCGGACCCTGCAGCTCGCCTTCCGCGAGGCGTCGCCGATCGCGGACCCGATCGGCAAGGGGCCGGGCGAGAAGTGGACCGGCCCGGTCACCTGA
- the infC gene encoding translation initiation factor IF-3 yields MSDPRTNDRIRVPEVRLVGPAGEQVGVVKIEVALRLAQDADLDLVEVAPNSKPPVAKIMDYGKFKYEQAQKLKEARRNQANTILKEVRFRLKIDKHDYETKRKRAEGFLKAGDKVKAMILFRGREQSRPEMGVRLLQRFAEDVSEFGQVESTPTIDGRNMVMVIGPLKNKSEAKAEANAVRAARREANTPEEESAEAESV; encoded by the coding sequence ATCAGCGATCCCCGTACCAACGACCGAATCCGCGTCCCCGAGGTCCGCCTCGTGGGTCCCGCCGGAGAACAGGTCGGCGTCGTGAAAATCGAGGTCGCCCTGCGACTCGCGCAGGACGCAGACCTGGATCTGGTCGAGGTTGCTCCCAACTCCAAGCCTCCCGTCGCCAAGATCATGGACTACGGGAAGTTCAAGTACGAGCAGGCCCAGAAGCTCAAGGAAGCCCGTCGCAACCAGGCGAACACGATCCTCAAGGAGGTCCGTTTCCGCCTGAAGATCGACAAGCACGACTACGAGACCAAGCGCAAGCGCGCCGAGGGCTTTCTGAAGGCCGGCGACAAGGTCAAGGCCATGATCCTGTTCCGCGGTCGCGAGCAGTCCCGCCCCGAGATGGGCGTGCGGCTCCTGCAGCGCTTCGCGGAGGACGTGTCCGAGTTCGGCCAGGTCGAGTCCACCCCGACCATCGACGGTCGCAACATGGTGATGGTCATCGGCCCGCTGAAGAACAAGTCCGAGGCGAAGGCCGAGGCCAATGCGGTCCGCGCCGCTCGTCGCGAGGCCAACACCCCCGAAGAGGAATCGGCCGAGGCCGAGTCCGTCTGA
- the rpmI gene encoding 50S ribosomal protein L35, producing the protein MPKMKTHSGAKKRFKVTGSGKLMKQQAGMRHNLESKSSVRTRRLNQDQVLAPQDAKVAKKLLGL; encoded by the coding sequence ATGCCCAAGATGAAGACCCACTCGGGTGCCAAGAAGCGTTTCAAGGTCACGGGCTCCGGCAAGCTCATGAAGCAGCAGGCCGGCATGCGTCACAACCTGGAGTCGAAGTCCAGCGTGCGCACCCGCCGCCTGAACCAGGACCAGGTCCTCGCCCCGCAGGACGCCAAGGTCGCCAAGAAGCTTCTCGGCCTGTAG
- the rplT gene encoding 50S ribosomal protein L20: MARVKRAVNAHKKRRVILERAKGYRGQRSRLYRKAKEQVTHSLVYSYRDRRAKKGEFRRLWIQRINAASRANGLTYNRFIQGLALAGIQVDRRILADLAITEPATFTALVASAKAALPADTSAPKAA, translated from the coding sequence ATGGCAAGAGTCAAGAGGGCGGTCAACGCCCACAAGAAGCGTCGCGTCATCCTCGAGCGCGCCAAGGGCTACCGCGGCCAGCGCTCGCGTCTGTACCGCAAGGCCAAGGAGCAGGTCACCCACTCCCTCGTCTACTCGTACCGCGACCGCCGCGCGAAGAAGGGCGAGTTCCGCCGCCTCTGGATCCAGCGCATCAACGCCGCGTCCCGCGCGAACGGCCTGACGTACAACCGCTTCATCCAGGGCCTCGCCCTGGCCGGCATCCAGGTCGACCGCCGCATCCTGGCCGACCTCGCGATCACCGAGCCCGCGACCTTCACCGCCCTCGTGGCGAGCGCGAAGGCCGCCCTGCCCGCTGACACCTCGGCCCCGAAGGCCGCGTAG
- a CDS encoding RNA methyltransferase, producing the protein MLDNPRSPRVRSVAKLTRRPARQESGLFLLEGPQAMSEALRYRPELLMESFATPTALERHPEIVAAAEEAEVEIEYVTEDVLDSMADTVTPQGFVAVCRQFPTSLKDVVASEPRLVAVLEEVRDPGNLGTIIRAADAAGADAVVLTGRSVDLYNPKVVRSTTGSLFHLPVAVGAELPDVLQRLRSAGLRAVAADVKGEGLLDVRARGDLAQPTVWVFGNEARGLEDESLELMDGVVAVPIYGAAESLNLATAASVCLYESAFAQRS; encoded by the coding sequence ATGCTCGACAATCCCCGTTCTCCCCGTGTCCGCTCCGTCGCCAAGCTCACCCGGCGCCCGGCGCGGCAGGAGTCGGGGCTCTTCCTCCTCGAGGGCCCGCAGGCGATGTCCGAGGCGCTGCGCTACCGGCCCGAGCTGCTGATGGAGTCGTTCGCGACTCCCACCGCGCTGGAGCGCCACCCCGAGATCGTGGCCGCGGCCGAGGAGGCCGAGGTCGAGATCGAGTACGTGACCGAGGACGTCCTCGACTCGATGGCCGACACCGTCACGCCGCAGGGCTTCGTCGCGGTCTGCCGGCAGTTCCCCACCTCGCTCAAGGACGTCGTCGCGTCCGAGCCGCGCCTCGTCGCGGTGCTCGAGGAGGTCCGCGACCCGGGCAACCTCGGCACGATCATCCGCGCCGCCGACGCGGCGGGCGCCGACGCCGTCGTGCTGACCGGCCGCTCCGTCGACCTCTACAACCCGAAGGTCGTCCGGTCGACCACGGGCTCGCTGTTCCACCTGCCGGTCGCGGTCGGCGCCGAGCTGCCCGACGTGCTGCAGCGGCTGCGCTCCGCGGGCCTGCGCGCGGTCGCCGCCGATGTGAAGGGCGAGGGCCTGCTCGACGTGCGCGCCCGGGGCGACCTCGCGCAGCCGACGGTCTGGGTCTTCGGCAACGAGGCGCGCGGTCTCGAGGACGAGTCGCTCGAGCTGATGGACGGCGTCGTCGCCGTCCCGATCTACGGCGCCGCCGAGTCGCTGAACCTCGCGACGGCCGCCTCGGTCTGCCTCTACGAGAGCGCCTTCGCACAGCGTTCCTGA